DNA from Brachyspira aalborgi:
CGAAGGAGCGGATTTTTGAATAATATAAATTTAAATAAAAAATTATGTCCTTTATGCGAAGCGGAAGCTAATGAAAATAATATAGTCGATATTGTAGAAAATATTTGGGAAAATAATAAAAATGTTTACGAATGTAGTAATTGCAAACTTTATTTTATAGACGAGCCTTCTCAAAGCGAAATTAAATTTTTATATAATAGCGATTTTTATGCAAGGAATAATAATATTATTTATAAATTTATTGACGCTAAAATGAAATATGCAAGAGCTTTAAATAGATTTAATTATATAAAAAAATTTATTAAAAAAACTGACAATTTAAATGTTTTGGAAATAGGCGCATCGGACGGACTTTTGCTTTCTATTTTTAAAAAAGAAAATTTTAATGTTTTTGGATACGAATTAAATGAAAATGCAAGAAAGGACGCTTTAAAAAAATACGATATAAAAATGAAAGATGATTTTTTGAAAGATAAAAATATTGATAAAAATAAATATAATATCGTTATAATGTCGCATATTTTAGAGCATTTTACAAATCCAAAATATATTTTAAATGGCGTTCATAACTTCATAGGGGGGGGGTAAACGATATCTTATTTATTGAAATTCCATATACTCCAAATTATAAAATAGTTTCAAAAGACGACATGAAAATATTTTTTGAAACCGAGCATACGGTTCATTTTAACGAAAAGAATATTTCGCTTTTAATGAAAGAATGCAATTTTAAGATTTTGGATATTTGCTATAACGAATATAATATAAACGATAATAATTTGAAGAAAAATATATGGCTTGGAAAATTTGATTTTAAATCGTCAATAAATTTTTTGTATTTTATCTCTAAAATTTGTTTTAATCCAAAAAACGCTTTTATAGATTATAAAATTTCTGATAATTTTAATTTTGGAAGGAATATAAGAATAATAGCTGCAAAAAATAATTAATATCTATTATTGACATATATCTTACAAAATATATACTTTTACAAATGCTAAAATATAAAAACTTTATTAAATTAATTATAATATTATTAATATCGTCTATTCCTCTATATTCGCATGAATTAAGGCTTCATTATTCAAGGAGCTATATTGACAATAATATTTTATACGCCGATGTTTACGCGGGAATAAATATAGAAATAGACGAAAATATAAAAAGATATGTAGAAAGCGGAATTATAGTATTTTTGAATTTTAGAATAGATTTTTTAAGAAAGAGAGCGATTTTTAACGAAAACCTTAAAGAAGTTTATTTAAGTAGAAGAATATATTATGATTTTTTTACAAAAGAATATGTAGCAGTTAATTCTGAAACCTCTCTTGAAACGAGAAGTCAAAATTTTTATGTTTTAATAAGAACTTTATACCAAATAAGCAGAGTAGAAATATACGAAACCGATAAATTAAACGAAGAGAATATTTATTTTTTCAAAACAAGATTATCTATAAGATTTCAAAACGCTTTTCCATATTTGTCAATCTTTTTTAATATTATAACGCCTTTGCAATATAGAATTAAATGGCTTAAGTCGGAAGAGTTTAAAATTGGCGAATTATATTGATATTATTTTGAATTCTTTATTCCGCTTGTAAAAACATTTTCGCAATATTTATAAAGTCCGTCATTGCGAGCGGGCGTCTGCCCACTTTTAGTGTGAGCGTGACAATCTATATATCTGGATTGCTTCGGTAAAGCCTCGCAATGACTAGATTTTTTTGCGACTGCCCAACTTTGGCGTGGGATTGGCAAGGCACACAGAGTGAGCGAAGACTTTATCCCGAAACAATCTATTATTCATAAATTTATTATTTTTTATAAATTTCTTTATCTTATTTAAGAATAAGAAATTTTACATGACTTTTTTAATCAAATATATTATATTTTTAACATAAATTTTAAAAAATAATTAAATCAAGGCGAAAAACAATGATAAAAAAAATAATATTAATTGCTATTATAACTATTATAACTTTTGGAGTAATAGCCTGTTCTTCAAATTCGGGAGAAGCGTTAATAGATACCGCGAGGAATGAAGATTTAGAAACGGCTAAACTTTTAATAGAGAATGGCGCGGATATTAACGCTAATGATAAAGACGGAGTGACGGATTTAATGCAGGCTTCGGAAAATGGGAATTTAGAAACCGTAAAGGATTTAGTAGAAAGAAAACGAGTAAATATTAACGCTAAAGATGAAGATGGTTATACCTCTTTAATGTATGCTTCATTTAATGGAAATTTAGAAATAGTCAAATATTTAGTAGAAAATGGAGCGGATGTCAACGCTAGAGTTGATAACGACTGGACAGCTTTGGAATTTGCTTCAGGAAAAGGACATTTAGAAATAGTTAAATATTTGTTAGAAAACGGAGCGGATATTAATTCTGGAAGTGAACGGAACGGCGGAGCTTTATTGAATGCTTCAGCTAATGGACATTTAGAAATAGTTAAATATTTGATAGAAAACGGAGCGGATATTAACGCTGAAGATAATATTGACTGGACGGCTTTAATATGGGCTTCATATAATGGGCATTTAGAAATAGTTAAATATTTGGTAGAAAACGGTGCGGAGATTGATTATTATATTGACAAGTCGGCTTTAATGAATGCTTCATATAATGGACATTTAGAAATAGTTAAATTTTTAATAGAAAACTACGCGGAGATTGACGCTAAAGATAATAATGGTAATACCGCTTTAATGTATGCTTCAATAAGTGGAAATTTAGAAATAGTTAAATATTTATTAGAAAATGGAGCGGATATTAACTCTAAAAATGATGACGGCGTAACGGCTTTATTGAATGCTTCATATGAAGGACAATTAGAAGTAGTTAAATATTTAATAGAAAACGGCGCGGATATTAATACTAATGATAAAGACGGCGTTACGGATTTAATGCAGGCTTCGGCATTTGGTAATTTAGAAATGGTTAAATATTTGATAGAAGATATTGAAGTCGATATAAACGAAAAAGATAATATTGACAGGACGGCTTTAATAGTCGCTTCATTTAATGGACATTTAAAAATAGTTAAATATTTAGTAGAAAACGGAGCGGATATTAACGCTAATGATAAAGACGGAGTGACCGCTTTAATGAATGCTTCAAAAGAAGGTAATTTAGAAATAGTTAAATATTTGGTAGAAAAAGGGGCTAATGTTAATATTAAAGATAATGAAGGTAAAACCGCTTTAATTAATGCTTCATACGAAGGACAATTAGAAATAGTTAAATTTTTAATAGAGAATGGCGCGGATGTTAATCTCAAAAATAATAACGGACAAACTGCTTTAATGTATGTTTCAAATTTAGAAATAGCTAAATATTTATTAGAAAATGGCGCGGATATTAACGCTAAAGATAGTAAGTGGGGCTATACCGCTTTAATATACGCCACAGAATATGGAAATTTAGAAACGGTTCAATTTTTAATAAAGAACGGAGCGAATATTAACGCTCAAGATGATATTGGCAGAACGGCTTTAATTAATGCTTCATTTAATGGACATTTAAAAATAGTTAAATTTTTAATAGAGAATGGCGCGGATGTTAATATTAAAAATAATTATGGAATAACCGCTTTAATATACGCTGCAGAACATGGAAATTTAGAAATAGTTAAATATTTGGTAGAAAAAGGGGCTAATGTTAATATTAAAGATAATCATGGAAGAACCGCTTTAGATTTGGCGGAAACCGAAGAGATAAAAAAAGTATTGAGGAAAGCTGGAGCTAAATAATAATATATCGTTTCTATTAACCTCATGCATAGACGCGTGGGGTTTAATTATTTTTACAAATAGAATTATATTTAGAATTATATTTAAAATAAAAAATCCGATTTAAACCTTATAGTATAAATTAATTATATTGACTTTTTATAAATATCTTATAAAATTATTTTCTATTAAAAAGAGATAGATATGCGTTTTAATATTGTTATATTTTATATATTATTATCTACTTTTGCGTTTGCTCAAAATTACGGATACGATAAAAAATACCAAAAGCAATTAAGCGAAAGCGGAGTTGAAATAAACGAAGAGCAGAAAAAGAAAGTCAGAGAGGATATAAAAAAATATGCAAATTTTTATTTGGATAAACATTATAAATATAATGAAAAAGCCGAATTGACGCATCCAATCTCTAAAGAAAAAAAGAATTTTAATTTTGACTGCTCGGGTTTTGTAGCCGCGGTTTATTGGACAAGCAATATAGCGGTATTTGAAAAGCAAGCGGTTTTGGGAGAAAGCGGAGTAAAAACTATATACGGCACTTTAGAAAAATATAAAAAAATATATAATAATTCTTTGCCGAATATAGGCGATATTATTATGTTTGATAGAACTACTTCCGAAACAAAAAAACTTACTCATGCGGGAATAGTAGTTAATGTCGATAAAGAAGACGAAACTATAACTTATATTCATGCATCAACGAGTAAAGGGCTTGTTTTAGGATATATGAATTTAAAATATCCCGATTTGGCAAGAAAGAATGGCAAAGTTATAAATAGCTATTTAAGGGCAGGCGGAGGAATCGATTCTTTGGCTTCAAAATGTTTTAATAGCTACGGAA
Protein-coding regions in this window:
- a CDS encoding NlpC/P60 family protein, producing the protein MRFNIVIFYILLSTFAFAQNYGYDKKYQKQLSESGVEINEEQKKKVREDIKKYANFYLDKHYKYNEKAELTHPISKEKKNFNFDCSGFVAAVYWTSNIAVFEKQAVLGESGVKTIYGTLEKYKKIYNNSLPNIGDIIMFDRTTSETKKLTHAGIVVNVDKEDETITYIHASTSKGLVLGYMNLKYPDLARKNGKVINSYLRAGGGIDSLASKCFNSYGTILDLP
- a CDS encoding DUF4390 domain-containing protein, which codes for MLKYKNFIKLIIILLISSIPLYSHELRLHYSRSYIDNNILYADVYAGINIEIDENIKRYVESGIIVFLNFRIDFLRKRAIFNENLKEVYLSRRIYYDFFTKEYVAVNSETSLETRSQNFYVLIRTLYQISRVEIYETDKLNEENIYFFKTRLSIRFQNAFPYLSIFFNIITPLQYRIKWLKSEEFKIGELY
- a CDS encoding methyltransferase domain-containing protein codes for the protein MNNINLNKKLCPLCEAEANENNIVDIVENIWENNKNVYECSNCKLYFIDEPSQSEIKFLYNSDFYARNNNIIYKFIDAKMKYARALNRFNYIKKFIKKTDNLNVLEIGASDGLLLSIFKKENFNVFGYELNENARKDALKKYDIKMKDDFLKDKNIDKNKYNIVIMSHILEHFTNPKYILNGVHNFIGGG
- a CDS encoding ankyrin repeat domain-containing protein, which produces MIKKIILIAIITIITFGVIACSSNSGEALIDTARNEDLETAKLLIENGADINANDKDGVTDLMQASENGNLETVKDLVERKRVNINAKDEDGYTSLMYASFNGNLEIVKYLVENGADVNARVDNDWTALEFASGKGHLEIVKYLLENGADINSGSERNGGALLNASANGHLEIVKYLIENGADINAEDNIDWTALIWASYNGHLEIVKYLVENGAEIDYYIDKSALMNASYNGHLEIVKFLIENYAEIDAKDNNGNTALMYASISGNLEIVKYLLENGADINSKNDDGVTALLNASYEGQLEVVKYLIENGADINTNDKDGVTDLMQASAFGNLEMVKYLIEDIEVDINEKDNIDRTALIVASFNGHLKIVKYLVENGADINANDKDGVTALMNASKEGNLEIVKYLVEKGANVNIKDNEGKTALINASYEGQLEIVKFLIENGADVNLKNNNGQTALMYVSNLEIAKYLLENGADINAKDSKWGYTALIYATEYGNLETVQFLIKNGANINAQDDIGRTALINASFNGHLKIVKFLIENGADVNIKNNYGITALIYAAEHGNLEIVKYLVEKGANVNIKDNHGRTALDLAETEEIKKVLRKAGAK